Within Coffea arabica cultivar ET-39 chromosome 4e, Coffea Arabica ET-39 HiFi, whole genome shotgun sequence, the genomic segment TCCTCATCTGAATCATACATGACTATCAAATACTTCTACATCTTGACTTCTAAACTTCTAAGAAATTCTAGGATGTAGGCTTTATCGCAGATATACATGCAAAAATGAGTTTTTCCGTGTGACGAGCAGTGAAAATATTGTGGCAAATTAATGGAATTAAGACAGGTGGTTGAGGAGAGTGAAAGTGTTCTGGTGCACCTATTCAAGACTTCATTTTTTTAAGATAGGAGAACAAGGGAATTTCAACTCTCTTCCCTTActttatgtttttctttttcctgggGGAAATTCAACCCTTTTCCAGTCATATTTTGGACATACGTGTCAAAAAATTTTGTTATCAATATGTCTATCTAGACTGTACCTATTACATCGAACCCCATATTTCACTGGAAATGTGACAAGAAGCTGCAATAGTCTTGCTGCAGGTTTTTAACGTCTGAGAAATGGGGATTTTTGTCTTCTTCTATAACTTAAATTACCTTATCAAAATAGCAACTTAGTAGAGTGCAAAAATTTCTATCAATTTTTCTTCTGACCGTTCAAGGTTTCACAACACAGATGATCTATTGCATTTAACCGTTATTGGAGAAAACATCAGAGCAAGAGAGGACAAACACACAGAACCACCAATTAATTTTCAACTTCTTCGCCTATATGCACTCCTCACAAATCGAGACGCTAGTTACAAAATCTAAATGAGGTTTAAAGAGTCATGTAGCTCGTATCCTGTCTAGCCAATCCACACTCTTCCTCGCTTTCTCTGGCTGTAGATCAATGCTCATCCGAGACTTCTCGTGATACTCCACGCTCCTGCGAGATCTCTCCATGTAATCACAGGATATTCTTGACTTTGAGATTTTGTCATCAGTTGTATGCTTGTGTTCGTAAAATTTCAGTCTTTCCCCCTTGTCAGTGCTTCgccttggtttttctctccgGTCAGTGCTTTTTCTTGGAGCCTCAAAACAATCACTCTTCCTGGAAATTTCAGGCCGGTCTATACTTCTCCTTGTAACGTTTCTCTGTGAGGGTGGTTTTTCAACAGTGGTTACAAACTTCTTCAGGTGCCTAATGTATTCAGGATATAATTCCAGGTTACAATGGTTTCCTCCCTTGAGCCATAATGGCTCATATTTCTCTTGGCACAGTTCCCAGAGCTGTTTCCCATGAGAGCAGTCAACAACTTCATCAGAAGTGCCCTGCAGAATTGAGCCAGTGTCAATGCATATCAATAAGACAATACCTAGAAGTTTGAGAACCAAAAATCTAGCTTAGAGAGTGCTAAAGGCAGTAGAAATAGAATGAGAACTTGAATAATATTGTTGCTTTCATAAGAAGATGAGTCATTGATTTGAAAAGATAGATCTTGCCCTTAATGGGTTCAACTGCCAGGGCCAGCTATAAAAGCAGACTCCTCAAGATGAGCCCCCCTTCCGTGACACGGTCCGTGCGTGTCACACCGGCTATTGCATAAGTAAATTAGCCAACCTTTGACACCTAGCACCTAATAAACTTTTGGTTGCAGTTAAGGCATTTCACAACCTAGTACCTGGAAATCAGTTGCACTAAAGCAACATCACTTGCACTAAAAAACTTTTGGGGATCTGAAAATCAGTTGCACTAAAGCAACATCAATTGCTATCAGGACCAATTTTATTCAAACACAGAAGCTATGTACAGGAATTGGAGATTCAAGCAacaatttttctgcatttcagATCAGAAGAGGTAATGAAACACAACAAAGACTTGGACCATTAGGTGGACAAATGCCACATGGTAGAATGAGATGGATAAGGAGTATGGATACTCTGACTGATCAAGTAATTGATAGAAGTATCCAGATTATGGTCAATAAAACATTATGGGAGGAACTACTTATgattaaagaaaaattagaCATAGCGAACAAAAATGAGGACACTATCACTTCTCGAAGGTCAATGTGCATGTAAAGAGGCTGGCACGTCACCTTCATGAGGACATAAGAACATAAGAAGGTATTACTCCATGGTCTTCGCTAATCAACTAACTAGCTGTATTCATTAATATACAATTCACACCCTGTTTCAGGCATTGATACAGGAACATGATTTCTGACACTAGGTTTTAGCTGCATTGTGAAGCTGAATGATTCCTAAAGAGATCAACCAAATCCAGCCAACAGACATCTTGATGACCTACTACTGCCACAATATTTTAAAAACAGCAAGATAGAGTTTGGTCAAGGGAGTCAAATAACATTTTGTTGCCTTTACTTATCAACTCCCCTTCTCCTGGGGGACAGGCAATGGTGTGCTTTCACTATTCTACTGACAGTCAGTTTGATACGCATTGCATGTATTAGAACAAAATTTCCATGCAGTGTTCCATTTAAATTGTATATAGAAAGTCTGATacgaaaagaaaatcaaatctACATTCCTTCATTGAACTCTACAGATGCTACTTGCAATGTTAATTAAAATCTTTGACATTTCAACATCAGCTTCAGTTCATTTACCCACTTAATTCCTGTTCTCCTTTTTGGTAAATATAGTTCCCCATTGAAATGGGTGCCTGTCATCATGATTTCGCTCCAGATACTGTTTCAATTGTTTTTTAATGATGAACATTACCATATTCAATATGTCAATCTAGAAGGACAGGTTACTGAAACTCAAGATACATTATTGTGGTTGACTCACTTGAACGTAAAATAGACACACATAATCTGACATGAATTCTATTGAGGAAGCTAAAAAAACTACCATGTTAAGGGCTGCTTTAATCCAATTTCCAACGCACAtattaattaaaaaaacaaCTGAACACTTACATGAATGACCAGAACCGGACACTTCACTAATGGTATTTTGTCAATATTCTGCAGGAAACCAGCAAAAGCATGCTTAGAGATAGGATATGTTGAAGTCCTTCTTCTTAAAAGGCAGATGATTCACGCACTGGAGCTATTTGGGCAGTCTGGGGAGTTGAATGGCACAATATAACGTTACAATTAACAGGATCAAAAAGATCAATAAACAATTTTCTCACCTTGTAGATGTCAAACCAGTATGTACGCTTCACAGGATACATAACTCTTAAGCCAGATAGAATAGGACTATGCAGAACAACAGCCTTTAGCTGAGGCAAACGTGCAGCAAGATCCAAAGTAGGGCCGCTTCCAACGGATTGACCATAAAGGATGACATCTTCCTGCTTAGCACCATATGTCTCTTCAAGACACTTGTATGCAGCTTCAATATCTGCATAAGTATTATGCTCACTTGGCTGCAAAAGTGGCACGCATGAACTTCAGTGGGTGCAGTAGACATTTGATCACTTAAAAGAGAGGGCCAGATATTGCCATGACAAACTTTTTTTACCTTTCCAGTTGATTGTCCATAACCTGAGTAGTCATACCTGCATAGATGATAATACATTTTAGAACACTCAAGATTCTTTGATTAACTTGACCTAAGCAGTTAAAACAtacagggaaaaaaaattaccatcAGCTCAAGAATGATGGAGCCAGCCATGAAAATTTTAGAGACATCAATAGCATGCTAGCTTATTTGTCGTTGTTGAAATAATTTTCACATCTGCATTCAGTAAGACAACTTTCTCTGTACCATTAACTATACGAAACACCAATTTCGGAACCAACCTCATTCCTATTTCAATAACAACAGGGAAGGTGCCAACATCTCAGTTTCCAAGCCAAGATCAGATTATAATGAATCAAAATCACATTTTTCAACCAATAGTTTAACAAGCAAAACCTTTTATCTTCTAATACTCCGCACCCCCACCAAAAAATTAATACATACACAAATAATCCTCAAACCaggattaaaaagaaagaatttaagcaAAGATTAGTTCTTGAAGGACTGCCACctaatttccaaaaattttcaactttcaacAAAATCTCTCTTTTTCCACAGCTTTTATTCACATAAATCAGCATATAAAATATGCAGTTACACAGTTATTTCCAAAATGAAAGGACataaaaacccagaaaattcaaaatcatACCCCATAAGATTAACTCTGAGATGAATGCTGAGCTCAATGAAGAGCTCATACATCTGCCCAACATCAGCAGCATTCCCATGAGAATAGAGCAGAGTAGTGGAAGCCATTGGGTACCTAATATAAAGGGCCACAATTTCATTCCCTCTTCTTGTGGGCAGCCTCAGAATATCCACATTTTCTCTATGGGGAAAAGGGTCCATCAGCAACAGCCCAGTTTCTTCATCCTTGAGTATCTTATATGTTGGTGGGTTTGGTGGGAAAAATGCTAACTTTGCTGCCATTGATGATGTCACCCCTCCCATCTCTTCCCCTTCCTTCCCTCCCTCCTCCTCCTGCTCAATCCCCCTATTTTCTTGATAATGGTGGTATAAACTTTGAAGGGCTTGTTCTGGGAAGTGGGCAGAGAGAGATTAGAGAAGATGTTTGATGGCTGCTTTGGTCACTGGGAAGGAGTAGATTATTCAAGTTGACATGTGCAAGTTAATAATGGTTTTTTCCCCTCTTCCCTTTGTACAACATAAAAGAGTGGTAGTTTTTGTGTGTGTGCTATAAAAGATGATGAAAATTGGGATTGGACTTGAGGGTGATAGGAGATTGCCCCTCCCTCCATAATCCATGGTAGGAGAACTATCCCAAAAAATAGATAAACATTCTGGAGGAATGGGGAATCCCAAATAGTGCAAAGTTGGCacaaaaaggataaaaaattaGAATGTGTAGTTCCTCACAACTGGAAATGGTAGTATTAACCAAAAAAGAGTAAACATCAAGTACTTGTAGAATTATGGTAGATTGGATATGTTAGCAAGTATtggtcttcttctttttcttttttctattatatGCAAATATTATGCCCACTATTATGGCTagtaatttgtttattttgttcaaGTGAGACTCAAGCTGCATAAGGAAAAGGGAGAGGTGAGAGAGTTTGAGAGTGAAATCAAGAATTTCATGATTAATTGATTAATACTTCATGACGCGTCTGTTAATATTACGTTATTTTGAGGTACTTTCACAATTCAAAGAATTAGTACTTAAATCCCCTAATGACTAATAATCTATATAAGTACTCAATAAAAAGCCcttaattttaattctttttcttgGTTACATTTGGCCCAtgaccaatgttttaaaaaccggaccgttaatcgaaccggtgaagtgaaagggtcgaggttcaaccggtcggaccagttcaacctcggttcaatgaattttttaaaaaataatttatataaatatatatgtgcacaaaataagacatgtaatggataatttaatactttatatgatgaaaagtttactattttttaataacttggatttttaaaaataaattttttaaattataagttaaaacaaataaatttcatctcaatttcaattatatctaccaaaaaattcttaaatataatccaaaaatatcacaatatttgaaattatacaaaattcacgtctatgagaatttagacattgtgaacttaaatttt encodes:
- the LOC113741535 gene encoding uncharacterized protein isoform X1 — encoded protein: MGGVTSSMAAKLAFFPPNPPTYKILKDEETGLLLMDPFPHRENVDILRLPTRRGNEIVALYIRYPMASTTLLYSHGNAADVGQMYELFIELSIHLRVNLMGYDYSGYGQSTGKPSEHNTYADIEAAYKCLEETYGAKQEDVILYGQSVGSGPTLDLAARLPQLKAVVLHSPILSGLRVMYPVKRTYWFDIYKNIDKIPLVKCPVLVIHGTSDEVVDCSHGKQLWELCQEKYEPLWLKGGNHCNLELYPEYIRHLKKFVTTVEKPPSQRNVTRRSIDRPEISRKSDCFEAPRKSTDRREKPRRSTDKGERLKFYEHKHTTDDKISKSRISCDYMERSRRSVEYHEKSRMSIDLQPEKARKSVDWLDRIRAT
- the LOC113741535 gene encoding uncharacterized protein isoform X2; the protein is MGGVTSSMAAKLAFFPPNPPTYKILKDEETGLLLMDPFPHRENVDILRLPTRRGNEIVALYIRYPMASTTLLYSHGNAADVGQMYELFIELSIHLRVNLMGYDYSGYGQSTGKPSEHNTYADIEAAYKCLEETYGAKQEDVILYGQSVGSGPTLDLAARLPQLKAVVLHSPILSGLRVMYPVKRTYWFDIYKGTSDEVVDCSHGKQLWELCQEKYEPLWLKGGNHCNLELYPEYIRHLKKFVTTVEKPPSQRNVTRRSIDRPEISRKSDCFEAPRKSTDRREKPRRSTDKGERLKFYEHKHTTDDKISKSRISCDYMERSRRSVEYHEKSRMSIDLQPEKARKSVDWLDRIRAT